In one Antennarius striatus isolate MH-2024 chromosome 15, ASM4005453v1, whole genome shotgun sequence genomic region, the following are encoded:
- the LOC137608049 gene encoding sorting nexin-18-like: MALTARVLYDFRSENPGEISIAENELVTLFSEEELDGWLEGENSRGEAGLFPASYVEIIKDHITSSTNNNGFSLAKNKAHTPSNTSFTSSGSHSPRGVGAGSGGGSFHTSQGSDDDWDDEWDDSSPVTNVPQGLSNVPPLYPVTSSLPARRESGQQHHQQQAKSSATVGRNLNRFSTFVKSGGEAFLLGEASAFVKDGDRICVVMGKHGPEWQQDPYPFTCTIDDPTKQTKFKGMKSYMSYGLTPTHTNVQVNRRYKHFDWLYARLVERFPVISVPHLPEKQATGRFEEDFISKRRKGLIWWMNHMTTHPVLARCDVFQHFLTCGVDEKAWKQGKRKAERDELVGANFFLTISTPAVPLDLQEVESKIEGFKTFTKRMDEYSVVVNTTINEFARKQVTGFKKEYQKVGQAFKLLAQAFELDQQTYSVGLNKAITNSGEAYEAIGEYFAEQPRQDLDPISDLLDLYRGHLANFPDIVHVQKGALTKVKDCPKKEGELHDRCNIISCATLAEIQHFHRTRVRDFRSQMQHHLRHQISFFQKITAKLEDALQRYDDVQ; encoded by the exons ATGGCGTTGACGGCCAGAGTGCTGTACGACTTCCGCTCTGAAAACCCAGGAGAGATCTCCATAGCAGAGAACGAGCTGGTGACTCTGTTCAgtgaggaggagctggatggCTGGCTGGAGGGGGAGAACAGCAGGGGGGAGGCTGGCCTCTTCCCTGCCTCCTATGTGGAGATCATCAAGGACCACATCACCTCCAGTACCAACAACAATGGATTTTCTTTAGCCAAAAACAAAGCCCACACACCCAGCAACACCTCCTTCACCTCTTCGGGCTCCCATTCTCCACGAGGAGTTGGCGCTGGCAGCGGCGGAGGAAGCTTCCACACCAGTCAGGGCAGTGATGATGATTGGGATGATGAATGGGATGACAGCTCTCCTGTGACCAATGTGCCCCAGGGTTTAAGCAATGTCCCCCCACTCTACCCGGTGACTTCCTCCCTGCCGGCGCGGCGTGAGAGCGgccagcagcatcatcagcagcagGCCAAGAGTTCAGCAACAGTGGGGAGGAACCTCAACAGGTTCTCCACCTTTGTCAAATCTGGAGGGGAAGCCTTCCTACTTGGGGAGGCCTCTGCTTTTGTGAAAGATGGGGACAGGATCTGTGTGGTGATGGGGAAGCACGGGCCGGAGTGGCAGCAGGACCCATATCCCTTCACCTGCACCATCGATGACCCCACGAAGCAAACCAAGTTCAAAGGCATGAAGAGCTACATGTCCTACGGCCTGACTCCCACGCACACCAACGTACAAGTCAATCGCAG GTATAAACACTTTGACTGGCTGTACGCTCGGCTTGTGGAGCGTTTCCCTGTCATCTCAGTGCCCCACCTGCCGGAGAAGCAGGCCACCGGCCGCTTCGAGGAGGACTTCATCTCCAAGCGTAGGAAGGGATTGATCTGGTGGATGAACCACATGACGACCCACCCCGTGCTGGCACGTTGTGATGTTTTTCAGCATTTCTTGACGTGTGGGGTAGATGAAAAGGCCTGGAAACAAGGCAAGAGGAAGGCAGAGAGGGACGAGCTGGTTGGGGCCAATTTCTTCCTGACAATCAG CACGCCTGCAGTCCCACTGGACCTCCAGGAAGTGGAAAGCAAGATCGAAGGCTTCAAAACCTTCACCAAGCGGATGGATGAGTACAGCGTGGTGGTGAACACAACCATCAACGAGTTTGCCCGCAAACAGGTGACGGGTTTCAAGAAGGAGTACCAGAAAGTGGGTCAGGCCTTCAAACTCTTGGCGCAGGCTTTCGAATTGGACCAGCAGACCTACTCGGTTGGCCTGAACAAAGCCATCACCAACTCTGGTGAGGCCTACGAGGCCATAGGAGAGTATTTTGCTGAGCAGCCACGCCAAGACCTAGATCCAATTTCTGACCTGCTGGACCTGTACAGAGGACACCTGGCCAATTTTCCTGACATCGTCCATGTACAGAAAG GTGCTCTTACCAAGGTGAAAGACTGTCCTAAGAAGGAAGGTGAGCTCCACGACCGCTGCAACATCATATCCTGTGCCACGCTGGCTGAGATCCAACACTTCCACCGCACACGCGTAAGAGACTTCCGCTCACAGATGCAGCATCACCTTCGTCACCAGATCAGCTTCTTCCAAAAGATCACTGCCAAGCTGGAGGACGCGCTTCAGAGATATGACGATGTCCAgtag
- the LOC137608050 gene encoding chondroitin sulfate proteoglycan 4-like, giving the protein MGSLVVGFFLLLLISTGHVCGVSFYGDGHIHLRTKESSVQTLLHVRFRTSSPTGLLFLASGGTDFMLLELISGHLQVRLDLGSGERLLHSERSINLHDFAWHYMVLAHHRHNITMTVDQNSQTSLLMPGPDLELSVEDGLFVGGATGLNHPHLSNISTGFRGCMNEVVFNEHNLLSNLKSNSGDKIVHEVSLGCSSQFSATEEDPVGFSSFKSFISLPSWEVSPEGVFECELRPSSRKDDGVILYSFAKNGGFVAVEIRDGHLVATVGSREGSKSELRSLTHVHSNYTWYPIQLHLLPDSIQLRVDKELLRANLSRELQILQLNSPLFIGGMDEEARTEARKAGFMSVESGGQLVGRGSSFKGCLREVKVNAQRMGLPHAVVTKDITVGCTSGHAADAMTAYLPDATTSQPVSNYKKSPNFLFLRKLEVAEGGQAPLEPKHMRVNLDFRKLGIHPSQLIFRIEEQPIQGQLQLDPTPGSDGMLGEGQERSILIGPEKVDQTFSMLDLWQGRVTYVHSGSEALQDYFMFSVFFNTKKELPAFLKDNRRHRFDISISPVNDAPELSLPEGNLFTLVEKFRRRLTTDVLRVWDPDSSPAELVFSSLGNLSSDVGRLEHQDYPGRAINVFSLSDLENGKISFVHTGVLTSRLAFRVSDGLKLSNTVVLRIMAVPLEHKLVNNTALEINQGGTSTITTTNLAVQVNVADQEVEILYDVTELPQHGELQQLHSSGEWKPTTSFTQKLLEAERIRYVSTYLGLQTQNSMTDCFKCKISIGSLVSDEVVFHIMVRWIHFKVTRSKMEVNSVQTTVTPEDLHVISKGVKLNESDLFFKILTVPKKGRLFLNNNLLQKYSTFSQQNITDGMVKYELLNRLPDDARDTFSFQVFSAQANSTTYTFRINIRTESSAVTIVNKGLSILEGESKVVNKDILFTHTASNWEVHYNITRSPKHGQMRRINLSNSTSINDNIVTFTNQDIIEERIMYIHDDSETKQDSFTFQIIVYKPHKHTGKKKDKNTPEHTFNISVQLVNDQRPVRVVDKVFHVARDGQRLVTLNDLRFRDDDSDFEDSWLVYTRRGIPMGELVLAGDTGHKLYEFTQRDLEQKKVLFVHRGVSFGRFVLFVTDGKHYVSTLLEVMAQDPYLRTENNTGLTVQQGGLTTLTSANLSVFSNLDIREPQEVTFEVFIPPKHGTLCFKDSDQETGTKTDAISEFTQQDLLLGHLVYQHSGSHELSDGFNVTARVRQNGPERDRGRREVHQDIGVLVKIYLESHQRPPTLKNNHPVVVPEGQNVSVSREHLEVVHEDNHPSEILFTVRRSPTVGFLQRLPSGKQQHFYQGVTEQPPNSFTQEDINQGMIIYHQDSAGSTNDSVLLEATNGLTKVGSIRLDIDIIPNFLPLQVSDLTLDEGSSLPLTSDIIKVTNQHFTGMSFLYQVIVPPRHGHLEHSRIPGMPITAFTDTEVEREYISYIHDGSDTQRDSFTIVANQTEIRKHSLPCAVHVVVIPVNDEIPVVIANKGLKVWVDSVTEITVQELSAEDTDTLPEGLEFVITPPSNGHLALKSAPSRPILNFTQYHIQTGQLVFLHSGALSGGFHFQVNDGVNFAPRQIFSTTAYSLVLTLKRNQPLEVYPGSVTAISEQQLQAVTNDVGDINGNRSVLFTVTTPPKLGRLVRRMPDNSMQNVSVFTQSMVNDGVILYDQKRPESVGWSAADSFSFTVSSRPAFLPPQSFTIIISYQANKHHNNAQRKTRLLNNAGAVVAEGGKVKIDRSKLDASNLLGQLPEPHRKDHHVLYRVISPPQHGTLSIEGYNLTRNHHDFSQVTLNKFGITYIHDDSETTNDSFTFRAWVAPLYRASSSSLSAFSSDSSSSSFSPLHSASSSSHSSLDMASLRRAKESLLVTEKFNITVTPVNDQPPLIRSRAPSMKVVVGERVVLGPDNLQVEDHDTPPEELHYLVISKPNNGYLTLGERPEPVTSFTQYDVNHNRLHFIQQGEPSTGVFYFNVTDGHHRPLYKLFSLEVIKPTVSMVNNTGLSLVQGRTAVVLTTNHFAAQTNGLSLANITYRVTAHPRHGRIAINDLEVTTFCHKDLQFGRVVYHMTDLSESEDSFQVSVSASSPGVDYGSVTAQTVKVSVRPLVYLREPVRVPSGIAVKLGKAMIDASELARISRANPVFEVLSPPKHGKLVKMTSDPNRASEVLNSFTFRDVVQGRVAIEEILSDDDNQLHGNKSALTTGRGHAPATPLNDSFTFLLKAGNVQPAKGELHFTILPHHQMHHGPSSANKADGVSREHETTHLSTHNRTTTGAEGRGRGGSTTDSRVGVGLPPHILTHKHPNRTQHKMRSHGRWGNHTRGGSHGGRSGSGVEGARGGHSQTTQSQNPSVPDKHGPATPPDTHPVHVEVLPRPASDPLLIILPLLACLLLIIILIVLILVFRHRKEKQARLQLLQQLARVALPTEESPYLGRAERSMAMPSVVVTPLGNRSCPSSPRVAISPRRRSLAPGMTFWGPFDADQASAESRGRDNTGWSSVAFTAGVRTSPRSRSLALQENQYWV; this is encoded by the exons ATGGGAAGTTTAGTAGTTGGTTTTTTTCTGCTCCTGCTGATTTCTACAGGACACGTTTGTGGag TGTCCTTCTACGGCGATGGCCACATCCATCTGCGCACCAAGGAATCGTCCGTTCAGACATTGCTCCATGTTCGTTTTCGTACCTCCAGTCCGACGGGGCTGCTGTTTTTGGCCTCTGGGGGCACAGACTTCATGCTGCTGGAGCTCATCTCTGGTCACCTACAG GTACGTCTGGACCTGGGCTCAGGCGAGCGTTTGCTTCATTCAGAAAGGAGCATCAATCTCCATGACTTCGCATGGCATTACATGGTGCTGGCCCACCACCGTCATAACATCACCATGACCGTGGACCAAAATTCCCAAACCAGTCTCCTCATGCCAGGACCAGATTTAGAGCTCAGTGTCGAGGATGGGCTTTTTGTTGGCGGGGCAACTGGACTAAACCACCCCCACCTCTCAAACATCTCCACTGGATTTAGAGGTTGCATGAATGAAGTTGTGTTCAATGAACATAACCTGCTCTCAAACCTGAAATCTAATTCTGGAGACAAGATTGTCCATGAGGTGTCTCTGGGTTGTAGTTCACAGTTTTCTGCAACTGAAGAAGATCCTGTGGGTTTCTCCAGTTTTAAATCCTTTATCTCTCTCCCGTCATGGGAAGTGTCACCAGAGGGAGTGTTTGAATGTGAATTACGTCCTTCGTCACGAAAAGACGATGGTGTGATTCTGTACAGCTTTGCTAAAAATGGAGGATTTGTTGCAGTTGAAATTAGAGATGGTCACCTGGTTGCAACAGTAGGGAGTAGAGAGGGAAGTAAGTCTGAGCTGCGCTCTCTAACGCATGTCCATAgcaactacacctggtaccccATCCAGCTACACCTGTTGCCCGACAGCATCCAGCTGAGAGTGGATAAAGAATTGCTGAGGGCCAACCTGAGTCGGGAGTTACAGATCCTCCAGCTCAATAGTCCTCTCTTCATCGGAGGAATGGATGAAGAAGCCCGCACAGAGGCGAGGAAAGCTGGGTTCATGTCTGTTGAATCTGGGGGGCAACTGGTCGGCAGAGGAAGCTCCTTTAAAGGTTGCCTCCGTGAAGTTAAGGTGAACGCTCAAAGAATGGGTCTACCGCATGCTGTCGTCACCAAGGATATAACAGTCGGCTGTACATCAGGACATGCTGCGGATGCAATGACTGCTTATCTACCTGATGCCACAACCTCACAACCAGTTAGCAACTATAAGAAGAGCCCAAACTTTTTGTTTCTGAgaaagctggaggtagcagagggAGGCCAAGCACCTCTGGAACCAAAACACATGAGG GTAAATCTGGATTTCCGTAAATTGGGTATTCACCCGTCCCAGTTGATATTCCGTATTGAAGAGCAGCCTATTCAGGGCCAGCTTCAGCTTGACCCCACTCCGGGTTCCGATGGGATGCTTGGAGAGGGGCAGGAGAGGAGTATCTTAATCGGACCAGAAAAGGTCGACCAAACTTTCAGCATGCTGGATCTGTGGCAGGGACGGGTGACATATGTTCACAGTGGGTCAGAGGCCCTGCAGGATTACTTCATGTTTTCAGTCTTCTTCAACACTAAGAAAGAGCTGCCTGCATTTCTGAAGGACAACCGCCGGCACCGATTTGACATCAGCATCAGTCCTGTTAATGATGCACCAGAGCTCAGCCTGCCAGAGGGAAACCTTTTCACACTGGTGGAAAAATTCAGACGACGG CTGACCACAGATGTCCTGAGAGTGTGGGATCCTGACAGCAGTCCAGCGGAGCTGGTGTTCAGCTCCCTGGGAAACCTCAGCTCTGATGTCGGACGCCTTGAGCACCAGGATTACCCTGGCAG GGCCATAAACGTGTTCTCCTTAAGTGATCTGGAGAATGGAAAGATCAGTTTTGTCCACACCGGTGTCCTGACCTCCAGGCTGGCATTCAGGGTCAGTGATGGGCTGAAA CTGAGCAACACAGTAGTTTTGAGGATTATGGCTGTGCCACTTGAACACAAACTGGTGAATAACACTGCGCTGGAAATAAACCAAGGCGGAACTTCCACCATCACTACCACTAACCTTGCAGTACAAGTTAATGTGGCAGATCAGGAAGTGGAAATCCTCTATGATGTCACAGAGCTGCCACAGCACGGTGAGCTCCAGCAGTTACACTCAAGTGGTGAGTGGAAACCAACAACCTCCTTCACTCAGAAACTTCTAGAAGCAGAACGGATCAGATACGTTAGCACGTATCTGGGCCTTCAAACTCAGAACAGCATGACCGATTGCTTCAAATGTAAAATTAGCATAGGTTCTCTGGTTTCGGATGAGGTTGTTTTCCATATTATGGTAAGGTGGATCCATTTCAAGGTCACACGGAGCAAGATGGAAGTCAACAGTGTTCAAACTACTGTGACTCCTGAGGACCTCCATGTGATTTCAAAGGGTGTTAAACTCAATGAGAGCGACCTGTTCTTCAAGATTTTGACAGTACCGAAGAAAGGGAGGCTATTCCTCAACAACAATCTGCTACAGAAGTACTCAACCTTCAGCCAACAGAACATCACAGATGGCATGGTGAAGTACGAGCTGCTCAACAGGCTGCCCGACGACGCTAGAGACACTTTCAGCTTTCAGGTGTTTTCAGCACAAGCAAACTCAACGACTTACACCTTCAGAATCAATATCAGAACCGAGTCGTCCGCTGTCACCATTGTAAACAAAGGTCTGTCAATCCTAGAAGGAGAAAGTAAAGTCGTCAACAAGGACATCCTGTTCACTCATACGGCAAGTAACTGGGAGGTCCATTATAACATTACAAGGAGTCCAAAGCATGGGCAGATGAGGAGGATCAATCTTTCCAACTCAACTTCCATCAATGACAACATTGTGACGTTCACCAACCAGGACATCATTGAGGAGCGGATCATGTACATCCATGATGATAGCGAGACCAAACAGGATTCCTTTACTTTTCAGATTATAGTTTATAAACCCCACAAACACACGGGcaagaagaaagacaagaacaCACCTGAACATACGTTTAATATCTCCGTGCAGCTTGTCAATGATCAGAGACCTGTCAGGGTTGTTGATAAAGTTTTCCACGTGGCCCGTGACGGGCAAAGATTGGTGACTTTGAATGACCTTCGTTTCCGGGATGATGATTCTGATTTTGAGGACAGCTGGTTGGTGTACACGCGGAGGGGGATTCCCATGGGAGAGCTGGTGCTGGCTGGTGACACCGGTCACAAGCTGTATGAGTTCACACAGCGGGACCTGGAGCAG AAAAAGGTGTTGTTTGTCCACAGAGGAGTGAGTTTTGGGCGTTTTGTGCTTTTCGTAACAGATGGGAAGCATTATGTTTCCACGCTGCTGGAG GTGATGGCTCAGGATCCTTACCTCCGGACTGAGAACAACACTGGCCTGACGGTCCAGCAAGGTGGGCTGACAACCCTGACCTCTGCTAACCTCAGCGTCTTCAGCAACCTTGACATCCGAgaaccacaggaagtgacatttgAGGTCTTCATTCCACCTAAACATGGCACACTCTGCTTTAAGGACAGCGATCAAGAGActggaacaaaaacagatgCAATTTCGGAATTCACACAGCAAGATTTGCTGTTGGGGCACCTGGTCTACCAACACAGTGGTAGCCATGAGTTGTCAGATGGGTTCAATGTGACGGCACGAGTGAGGCAGAATGgtccagagagagacagagggaggagggaggtaCATCAGGACATCGGAGTCCTGGTGAAAATTTATCTGGAAAGTCACCAGAGGCCACCAACACTCAAAAATAACCATCCAGTGGTCGTACCTGAAGGACAGAATGTCTCTGTCAGCAGGGAGCACCTGGAG GTAGTTCATGAGGACAACCATCCATCGGAGATACTTTTTACGGTCCGACGTTCTCCCACCGTGGGGTTCCTTCAGAGGCTTCCCTCTGGAAAACAACAGCATTTCTATCAA GGTGTCACAGAACAGCCACCAAACTCCTTTACCCAAGAGGACATAAACCAGGGAATGATTATCTATCATCAGGATTCTGCTGGAAGCACCAATGACTCTGTCCTGTTAGAGGCTACCAATGGGCTCACAAAGGTTGGATCAATCAGGCTGGACATTGATATCATTCCTAACTTCTTGCCTCTACAG GTGTCTGACTTAACCCTCGATGAGGGGTCTTCCCTACCGCtgacctctgacatcatcaaGGTCACCAATCAACACTTCACAGGAATGAGCTTCCTGTACCAGGTCATCGTTCCTCCTCGACATGGACACTTGGAGCACAGTCGGATCCCAGGGATGCCCATCACTGCCTTCACAGACACTGAG GTGGAACGTGAGTACATCTCCTACATCCATGATGGCAGCGACACTCAGAGAGACAGCTTCACCATTGTGGCCAATCAGACGGAAATCAGGAAGCACAGTCTGCCCTGCGCCGTCCATGTCGTGGTCATACCTGTCAATGATGAGATTCCTGTGGTCATAGCCAACAAGGGCCTTAAG GTGTGGGTGGACTCGGTGACAGAAATCACCGTACAGGAGCTCAGTGCAGAGGACACAGATACTCTACCTGAGGGGCTGGAGTTTGTCATCACACCACCCAGCAACGGCCACCTGGCACTGAAGAGCGCCCCCTCCAGGCCTATCTTAAACTTCACCCAGTATCACATACAAACTGGTCAACTAGTGTTCCTGCACAGCG GTGCTTTGTCGGGTGGCTTTCATTTCCAGGTGAACGATGGAGTGAACTTTGCCCCTCGCCAGATCTTCAGCACAACCGCTTACTCTCTGGTGCTTACGCTGAAAAGAAATCAGCCTTTGGAGGTCTACCCAG GCTCTGTGACGGCGATCtcagagcagcagcttcaggcaGTGACCAACGACGTTGGTGACATCAATGGAAATCGCTCCGTGCTGTTTACAGTGACCACTCCTCCCAAACTCGGACGTCTGGTCCGACGTATGCCCGACAACTCCATGCAAAACGTTTCCGTGTTCACACAAAGCATG GTGAATGACGGGGTCATCTTGTATGATCAGAAAAGGCCGGAGTCAGTAGGATGGTCGGCTGCAgactctttctctttcactgtTTCCTCCCGTCCTGCGTTTCTTCCTCCACAAAGCTTCACCATCATAATTTCCTACCAGGCTAACAAGCACCACAACAATGCTCAGCGCAAGACCAGACTTCTAAACAATGCAG GTGCCGTGGTGGCCGAGGGAGGCAAGGTGAAGATTGACAGGTCTAAACTCGACGCCTCCAACCTCCTTGGACAACTCCCAGAGCCCCACAGGAAGGACCACCACGTCCTCTACCGCGTCATTTCCCCGCCTCAACACGGAACTCTGTCCATAGAAGGATACAACCTCACCAG AAATCACCATGATTTCTCTCAGGTCACACTAAACAAGTTTGGAATCACATACATCCACGACGACTCGGAGACAACGAACGACAGCTTCACCTTCCGAGCCTGGGTGGCTCCTTTGTATcgtgcctcctcttcctccttgtctGCCTTTTCCTctgattcctcctcctcctcattttccCCTCTGCATTCAGCCTCATCCTCCTCCCATTCATCATTAGATATGGCCTCTCTCCGCCGCGCCAAGGAAAGCCTGTTGGTAACAGAGAAGTTCAACATCACCGTGACACCGGTCAATGACCAGCCACCGCTCATCAGAAGCAGAGCTCCGAGTATGAAGGTTGTGGTCGGAGAGAGAGTTGTACTTGGACCAGACAATCTGCAG GTAGAGGATCATGACACCCCTCCAGAAGAACTGCACTACCTGGTGATCAGTAAGCCCAATAATGGCTACCTGACACTGGGGGAACGACCAGAACCGGTGACCTCCTTCACCCAGTATGATGTCAACCACAACCGACTGCACTTTATACAACAG GGTGAGCCCTCAACAGGTGTTTTTTACTTCAATGTAACAGACGGTCACCATCGTCCCCTCTACAAACTGTTCAGTTTGGAGGTGATAAAGCCCACTGTCTCCATGGTGAACAACACTGGCCTGTCATTGGTCCAAGGCAGAACTGCTGTGGTCCTGACAACCAATCATTTTGCTGCTCAAACAAATGGTCTCAGCCTAGCCAACATCACCTACAGGGTCACTGCACACCCTCGCCACGGACGCATTGCTATTAATGACCTGGAGGTCACGACCTTCTGCCACAAGGACCTGCAGTTTGGACGTGTTGTCTACCACATGACTGATCTCAGCGAATCAGAAGACAGTTTCCAAGTCTCAGTGTCAGCCTCCTCCCCGGGTGTTGACTATGGGAGTGTTACAGCACAGACGGTGAAGGTGAGCGTTCGGCCTCTGGTCTACTTGAGGGAGCCGGTTCGAGTACCCAGTGGTATCGCTGTCAAACTGGGGAAAGCCATGATCGACGCCTCCGAGCTGGCCAGAATCAGCCGAGCCAACCCAGTCTTCGAGGTTCTTTCCCCACCAAAACATGGAAAACTGGTCAAG atgacctctgaccctaacAGAGCATCGGAGGTCCTGAATTCATTTACATTCAGAGATGTGGTGCAGGGCCGAGTTGCCATCGAGGAGATTCTCAGTGACGATGACAACCAGCTTCATGGTAACAAATCTGCACTGACGACAGGTCGAGGTCATGCCCCCGCTACGCCGCTCAACGACTCTTTCACCTTCTTGTTGAAGGCTGGAAATGTCCAGCCAGCGAAGGGTGAGCTTCACTTCACCATCCTCCCCCACCACCAGATGCATCATGGTCCGAGCAGCGCAAATAAAGCAGATGGCGTAAGTCGGGAACATGAAACTACCCATCTGTCCACACATAACAGAACCACTACAGGagcagaaggaagaggaagaggggggtcCACGACAGACAGCAGGGTCGGGGTGGGTTTGCCCCCCCATATTTTGACACATAAGCATCCCAACAGGACACAGCACAAGATGAGGTCTCACGGCCGCTGGGGGAACCACACACGCGGGGGGAGTCATGGAGGAAGATCCGGCAGCGGTGTGGAGGGAGCCAGGGGGGGTCACAGTCAAACCACACAATCTCAAAATCCTTCTGTTCCGGACAAACATGGTCCAGCGACTCCTCCTGACACCCATCCTGTTCATGTGGAGGTCCTTCCTCGTCCCGCCTCGGACCCTCTCCtcatcatcttgcctcttctagCCTGTTTGCTCCTCATCATAATCCTCATAGTTCTGATTCTAGTGTTCCGACATCGCAAGGAGAAACAAGCCcggctgcagctcctccagcagctggccAGAGTGGCGCTACCCACCGAGGAGAGCCCTTACTTGGGCCGCGCTGAGCGAAGCATGGCCATGCCGTCTGTGGTTGTCACCCCACTGGGCAATAGAAGCTGTCCAAGCTCACCCAGGGTGGCAATTAGTCCGAGAAGGAGAAGTCTGGCACCGGGGATGACCTTCTGGGGTCCATTTGATGCTGATCAAGCAAGTGCGGAGAGTAGAGGAAGAGATAATACAGGTTGGAGTAGTGTGGCTTTCACTGCAGGAGTAAGGACCTCTCCAAGATCCAGATCTCTTGCTCTTCAAGAGAACCAATACTGGGTTTGA